The DNA region CAAGTTCCCTCAAGGCATTGAGCCTATTTCCATCATGGAGGAAATGCAGCGGTCTTATCTCGATTACGCGATGAGCGTCATCGTGAGCCGTGCACTTCCCGACGTGCGTGATGGTTTGAAACCGGTACATCGGCGCATCCTTTACGGGATGAACGAGCTCGGTCTCGACTGGAACAAGAAATACGTCAAGAGCGCCCGCGTTACCGGCGACGTCATGGGTAAGTACCACCCGCACGGCGATGCCGCGATCTATGATGCGCTGGCTCGTATGGCCCAGCCTTGGTCGCTGCGCATGCCGCTGATCGACGGTCAGGGCAATTTCGGCTCGGTTGATGGCGATCCGCCGGCCGCGCAGCGTTACACGGAATGCCGCCTTGAGAAGGTTTCGCACGCGCTGCTCGACGATCTGGACAAGGAGACGGTCGACTTCCGCGACAACTATGACGGCACCATGTCGGAGCCGGTCGTCGTTCCCGCGAAATTCCCGAACCTTCTGGTCAATGGTGCAGGCGGCATTGCCGTCGGCATGGCGACCAACATCCCGCCGCACAATCTCGTTGAGGTTCTCGATGGCTGCACGGCACTCATCGACAATCCGGCGATTGAGCTGCCGGAACTGATGCAGATCATTCCGGGGCCAGACTTCCCGACCGGTGCCATGATCCTCGGCCGCTCCGGCATCAAGTCGGCTTATGAGACGGGCAGGGGCTCCGTGGTCATGCGGGGCGTGGCCCGCGTCGAGCCGATGCGCGGCGATCGCGAGCAGATCATCATCACCGAGATCCCCTTTCAGGTGAACAAGGCGACGATGATCGAGAAGATGGCCGAACTCGTGCGCGAAAAACGCATCGAGGGCATCTCCGACCTGCGCGACGAATCCGATCGCGACGGCTACCGCGTCGTCATCGAGCTGAAGCGCGATGCCAATGCCGATGTCATTCTGAACCAGCTTTATCGCTACACGCCGTTGCAGACATCCTTCGGCTGCAACATGGTGGCGCTGAACGGCGGCAAGCCGGAACAGCTGACCCTGCTCGACATGCTGCGCGCCTTCGTTGCCTTCCGCGAGGAAGTCGTCAGCCGCCGCACCAAATACCTGCTGCGCAAGGCCCGCGAGCGCGCCCATGTCTTGGTGGGTCTCGCGATTGCTGTCGCCAATATCGATGAAGTCATCGCGCTGATCCGCAAGGCACCGGACCCGGCCACCGCCCGCGAACAGCTGATGACGCGCCGCTGGCCCGCCCATGACGTGGAATCGCTGATCCGCCTGATCGACGATCCGCGTCATCGCATCAACGAGGATCTGACCTACAATCTCTCCGAAGAGCAGGCCCGCGCCATCCTCGAACTGCGCCTGGCTCGCCTGACCGCTCTCGGTCGAGACGAAATCGACGAGGAGCTCAACAAGATCGGCGCCGAGATTTCGGATTATCTCGACATCCTGTCGTCGCGCGTCCGCATTCAGTCCATCGTCAAGGACGAGTTCGCCGCCATCCGCGACGAATTCGGCACCCCGCGCCGCACCCAGATCGTCGATGGCGGTCCCGATATGGACGACGAGGACCTGATCGCCCGCGAAGACATGGTCGTGACCGTGTCCCATGCCGGCTATATCAAGCGCGTGCCGCTGACGACGTATCGTGCGCAGCGCCGCGGCGGCAAGGGCCGTTCCGGCATGGCCATGAAGGACGAGGATTTCGCGACCCGCCTGTTCGTCGCCAATACCCACACGCCTGTTCTCTTCTTCTCATCGCGCGGCATCGTATACAAGGAAAAGGTCTGGCGCCTGCCGATCGGCACCCCGACGTCGCGCGGCAAGGCCATGATCAACATGTTCCCGCTGGAGCCCGGCGAGCGCATCACCTCTATCATGCCGCTGCCTGAGGACGAGACGAGCTGGGAAAACCTCGACGTGATGTTCTCGACGACCCGTGGCACGGTTCGCCGCAACAAGCTGTCCGACTTCATCCAGGTCAACCGCAACGGCAAGATCGCGATGAAGCTCGAGGAGGAGGGTGACGAAATCCTCGCGGTCGAGACCTGCACCGAGCGTGACGACGTGCTGCTGACGACCGCGCTCGGCCAGGCGATCCGTTTCCCCGTCGATGAAGTGCGCGTCTTCGCCGGCCGCAACTCGATCGGTGTGCGCGGTCTGACCCTCGCAGAGGCCGACCGTCTGATTTCGATGACCATTCTCGGCCATGTCGATGCCGAGCCGTGGGAACGGGCGGCCTATCTCAAGCGCTCCGCCGTTGAGCGTCGTGCAAGCGGCGTCGAAGAGGACGATATCGCTCTGGTCGGCGAGGAAGTGGCAGAAGAGGGTGAACTGGCCGAAGACCGTTACCAGGAGCTGAAGGACCGCGAACAGTTCGTCCTCACCGTCTCGGAAAAGGGCTTCGGCAAGCGCTCCTCGTCTTACGACTTCCGCACCTCCGGCCGTGGCGGCAAGGGCATCCGCGCCACCGACACCTCGAAGACGGGCGAGATCGGCGAACTTGTCGCCGCCTTCCCGGTCGAGGAAAAGGACCAGCTGATGCTGGTCTCCGACGGCGGTCAGCTGATCCGCGTGCCGGTCAATGGCATCCGCATCGCCAGCCGTGCGACCAAGGGGGTCACCATCTTCTCCACCGCCAAGGATGAAAAGGTCGTCTCCGTCGAACGCATCAGCGAGCCGGAAGGCGAGGATGAAGTGGTTGAGGGCGAGGCCGTGGCAGAGGCTGGCGTCGAAGGCGGCGCTGAAACTTCGGCCGCCGCAGAGGCTGCAGGCGATGGTGAACCAATCACCGAATAAGACGAAGCCCGGCCCTTGATCGGGGCCGGCCCATGGCCGCCCGCAATCGACAAGCCGACTAAACGAAAAGCCCGCCAGACATGGTCCGAGCGGGCTTTTTGCTGGAGGTCTGCATCAAGTTCGATGCGGTTTTCTATGAGGCCTGGCGTGTGGATCCACCGGCTTGACCGCTTGGTATTGGGGCTCAGAAGGCCTTGCGGCGCTCCACCATGGCCCGAAAATCCTGGTCTTCGCGCTTGAGGGCGGTGATCGTCGAAGCGACCGAGGCCACAAACATACCACTGATGAGAGCGGCGAGTACCGTGAGCGTTACAAACATGGTCTTCCCTTTCTTCTTCAGCGTGACGTTTCGTTTCTAGCGGCGAAGATTTGATTTCCGATTAATGGCCGAAGCTGTGGTAGCGCGCGGTCATCGGAGGGCCGTAAAACTTGGCGTCGTTGCTATCCTTGACATAGAAGGCTGCCGAAGTAGCAACCATGGCAGTCATCATCATCATCCAGACGAGGTTGATCAGGGTAACTTTGTCATGCATTGCGATAGTCCTTCAAAAGCCGGCATTCGCAGCCGGTAAATGGTTGTGCGCGGAAATGGTTCCCCGTGCAGTGTAGGAAGAGGTTTACCAAACTTTGCCTGAAGTGCTCTTGAACACCTTGTTCATCTGGCGTTCATCTTCGAAATCCGAATTCGCGGCCTCCAGAAGATCGCGTGCGACGGCAAGACCGAGTTCGACGAGGAGCGAAGCGGCGAGGGCAGAGGTGATCAGGAGAACGAGCATTGGAACGTCCTTGTCTTGTCGGTGGTTTGAGGCACGATTCATGAATACCGGTCCCGCCGTGAAGCCGCCTTGAACAGGCCGTTCATCTGCCGTTCACGGCGAAAAGGCGGCGGAAAAGTGTAACGCGGATACGGGTTCGACCAGGGCAAGACGCTTGCGATATGCCGGCTTCCATGACAAAAGGCGTCGAAACGAAAGATCGTGCATCCATGGCAACCGCGTTCTATCCTGGCTCCTTCGATCCGGTGACCAATGGTCATCTGGATGTGCTCGTACAGGCACTGAACCTCGCCGAGCGTCTCGTCGTCGCCATCGGCACCCATCCCGGAAAGACGCCACTGTTCTCATACGCAGAGCGCGCGGACCTGATCCGGGCGTCGCTGGATACGGTATTGCCGAACCGAGCAGGGGACCTAAAGGTCGTCTCCTTCGCTGATCTAGCCATTGACGCAGCCCGGCGCGCAGGCGCGAAGTTCCTTGTCCGCGGCCTGCGTGATGGCACCGATTTTGATTACGAGATGCAGATGGCCGGCATGAATGCGCAGATGGCGCCGGAGTTGCAGACGGTCTTCCTGCCCGCCGCCGCCACCTCCCGGCCCATAACCGCCACATTGGTCCGGCAGATCGCCGCCATGGGGGGCGATGTGAGCGCTTTTGTACCCGGTCCCGTGCTGGCCGCCCTCAATTCCAAATACGGGCGCTAAGCCCGCAAGCCCCGAACTGGAGTGATTATGAAGCTCGTCCATATTGCCACTGCTTTGTTCTTTGCCGTCGTCGGTTTCGGCTCCGCCCAGGCCCAGTCGAACGATGATTACCTGACCATACAGCTCAAGGACGGCCCTGTTGTCATCCAACTCATGCCGGATGTGGCACCGAAGCACGTTGCCCAGATCAAGAAGCTCGCTTCTTCGGGTGAATACGATAACGTCGCCTTCCACCGGGTGATCGACGGCTTCATGGCGCAGACCGGCGACGTCCAGTACGGCGACATGGAGAACGGCTACGACGCCCAGCGCGCCGGCACCGGCGGCTCGAATCTGCCGGACATCCAGGCCGAGTTCTCGAACACGCCCTTCGAGCGCGGCACGGTCGGCATGGCCCGCAGCCAGGATCCGAACTCTGCCAATTCGCAGTTCTTCATCATGTTCGCCGAAGGCGGCTTCCTGAACGGCCAGTACACCGTCGTCGGTAAGGTCGTGTCGGGCATGGAATATGTTGACAAGATCAAGCGCGGCGAAGGCGGCAATGGCGAAGTGACGGATCCCGATCGCATGATTAAGGTCACCGTCGGCCGCAACTGATATCTACCGGGCGCCAAGCCCCAACCAAGGAGAACCCCCATGGCCGAGATCAAGGATCCGGAAAACACCATCCTGATGGAAACCACCAAGGGCAAGGTCGTCATCGCGCTCTTCCCGGATCTGGCCCCCGGCCATGTCGCCCGCATCAAGGAATTGTCGCGCGAAGGCGCCTATGATGGCGTCGTCTTCCACCGCGTTATCGCAGACTTCATGGCCCAGACCGGCGACGTGAAGTTCGGCAAGAAGGGCGGCGACAGCTTCAACCCCGGCCGTGCTGGCATGGGCGGATCGGAAAAGCCGGACTTGAAGGCTGAATTCTCGGCCACCCCGCATGTCCGCGGCACCTGCTCCATGGCCCGCTCGCAGAGCCCGAACTCGGCCAACAGCCAGTTCTTCATCTGCTTCACCGATGCACCCTGGCTCAACAAGCAGTACTCCGTCTGGGGTCAGGTCATTGAAGGCATGGACATCATCGACCAGATCAAGAAGGGCGAGCCAGTCTCCGATCCGGATTCGATCCTGTCGATGAAGGTTGCCGCCGACGCCTGATCGGCTTAAAGCCACACCAAGCCCGCCTCGGTGCACGGCACCCGGGCGGGTTTTCGCGTTTAGACCCGCCACCTCAATCCTTGCGAACAGTGATGCGTGTAGACCTCTTCGACTTCGACCTGCCGGATGACAACATTGCGCTCAGGCCCGCAAGCCCGCGCGACCATGCCCGTTTCCTGGTGGTGCGCCCTGACGCCGATCCTGTGCTCGAAGACCATCATGTCTACGATCTGCCGTCCTTCCTGAGGCCCGGCGACGCCCTCGTCTTCAACGATACCAAGGTCATCCCGGCCCAGCTCGAAGGCATCCGCCATCGTGAGGGGGCCGAGGAGATCGCCGTCTCCTGCACGCTGCATATGCGCGTCGGCGGCTCAAGATGGAAAGCCTTCGCCAAGCCGGGCAAGCGCATCAAACCCGGCGACCGCATCGATTTCGGCGTAGGGCAGGGCGACAGCGCCACCTGCCTGATGGGTTCTCTCGTCGCGACTGTCGCCGAAAAGGGGGAAGCCGGCGAAATCGAGCTTGCCTTCGACTTCTCCGGCCCCGACCTCGATCAGGCGATCGCCACCGTCGGCCACATCCCGCTTCCGCCCTATATCGCCGCCAAGCGGCCGGAAGACGAAAAGGATCGCGCCGACTATCAGACCATCTATGCCCGTGAGGAGGGCGCCGTGGCCGCGCCGACCGCCGGCCTGCATTTCACGCCAGACCTCTTCGCCAAACTCGACGCCGCCGGCATAGAGCGCCATTTCGTCACGCTGCATGTCGGCGCCGGCACCTTCCTGCCGGTCAAGGCGGATGATACCGCCGAGCACAAGATGCACGAGGAGATCGGCTATATCTCGCCCTCGACGGCTGCTGCCCTCAATGCCGTGCGCGCCCGCGGCAACCGTATCGTCGCCGTCGGCACCACCTCGCTGCGTCTTCTCGAAAGCGCCGCGGAGGAGGGGGGCCACATTCCCGCCTGGTCGGGTGCCACCGGCATCTTCATTACGCCCGGCTATCGCTTCAAGGCGGTGGACATGCTGATGACCAATTTCCACCTGCCCAAATCCACGCTCTTCATGCTGGTTTCCGCCTTTGCCGGCCTCGCTACGATGCGGGACGCATACGCCCACGCCATCAAAACCGGCTACCGCTTCTACTCCTACGGCGATTCCAGCCTGCTCTTCCGGAAAGACGACTGACCGATGTCCGAGAATTTCACGTTCAATCTGAAGGCCGTAAGCGGCAAGGCCCGCCTCGGCGAGATCACCATGCCGCGCGGCACGATCCGCACACCGGCCTTCATGCCGGTCGGTACCGTCGGCACCGTCAAGGCCATGTATCTCGACCAGGTCAAGGAAGGGGGCGCCGATATCATCCTCGGCAACACCTATCACCTGATGCTGCGCCCCGGCCCGGAACGGGTCGCCCGCCTTGGCGGTCTGCATGAACTCATCCGCTGGCCCGGCCCGATCCTGACCGATTCGGGCGGTTTCCAGGTCATGTCGCTGTCTGGCCTGCGCAAACTCGACGAACAAGGCGTGACCTTCAAGAGCCATGTCGATGGTAGCTTGCACCACATGTCGCCGGAACGCTCGATCGAGATCCAGGGACTGCTCGACAGTGATATCCAGATGCAGCTCGACGAGTGCGTGGCACTGCCCGCCGAACCACGCGAGATCGAACGCGCCATGGAGCTCTCGCTGCGCTGGGCCGAACGCTGCCGCATCGCCTTCGGCACCCAGCCGGGCAAGGCCATGTTCGGCATCGTCCAGGGCGGCGACCAGCCAAACCTGCGCATCCGCTCCGCTGAAGGCCTAAAACAGCTCGATCTCAAGGGTTATGCAGTCGGCGGTCTTGCGGTCGGTGAGCCGCAAGCGGTGATGCTCGACATGCTGCGCATCACGCTACCGGTTCTGCCCACCGAAAAGCCGCGTTACCTGATGGGGGTCGGCACGCCGGATGATATCCTGAAGTCGGTCGCCGAAGGCATCGACATGTTCGACTGCGTCATGCCGACGCGCTCCGGCCGCCATGGCCTGGCATTCACCCGACGCGGCAAGGTCAATATCCGCAACGCCCGCCACGCCGAAGACATGCGCCCGCTCGACGAACAGTCGAATTGCCCGGCGACCCGCGATTATTCGCGTGCCTATCTGCACCACCTCGTGCGCTCCAACGAGGCCCTCGGCGGCATGCTGCTCTCCTGGAACAACCTCAGCTACTATCAGGAACTGATGCAGGGCATCCGCCAGGCGATTGCCGAAAATCGCTTCGAGGACTTCAAGGCCGAGACGATTGAGATGTGGAACCGCGGCGACATCGACCCCGTCTGAACGACACCGGTGAGGCGAGGGCGGGGCAACAGCTCCGCTCCACCGCCGCAGCGACCGTCAGATGCCCTGGCTCGACGTCTCCCGCTTCATGCGCACGCCATTGATGGCGAAGCTGCCGTCCTTCTGGCGTTTCAATTCGTAATAGACCGCCCAGTCTTTTCCGTCAGGCGCTGAAATCAGAACCTCCTGGAAGGCAACCTGGCCATCGGGCGAAATCTGGTTGCGGCCGAAGGCATAGTTGCCGGGCCGATAGACCGGTCCGTAACTCTTCTTCACCATCTCGAAGAAACGGTCGGCATTGGGAAAGACCGACTTGATCTCCGGGGACGCGAAGGAATAGGCGGCCGCCGCATCATCGTTCAGAAAGGCGGTGATCTGTCGCTCGATCACGCCTTTCGCCAAACCAGCCGGATCGCCGGTCACAGCCTGTTGAGCGACCGCCAATGTCTGCATCCCTGCCATCAGAAGAAAAAGGGCCATTCCAATCCGCATGCGCATCATGATTCCCCTCGCGTTTCAGTCATCGCACCTAGAAGAATAGGACGATTCGCGCGGCCGGGAAGATCCGTATCTGCGATCTCGCGACAATCGCGGATTTGTGAACATCGCTCGCTACGCCTGTATTGAGGGGCGAAACGCGGACAGATCGGAGCCGATGAGAAATTTTCCGGGGACTTGGGCGAGAAAAACGGAGATCGGGCAGGGGACGATGACAGCGTCGGAGAAGCGAAAGACGGCTGTATCCAAACGCTGCCCACGCTTGCCGCCGCGCAGATTTACAGTAGAAGGCAGACATGACTTCGAAACCCGTGCGGATCCCTGAAAAATGCGCCTTTTCCTAGGATCCGATTTCCATGTCGATTATCGTCAGAACCTCGACTGGCTGCGCGCACTGTCGCGCGCCGATTTCACCGATGACGTCCTGATCGTTGCCGGCGATCTCTCCGACGAACTCGATCTCGTCAAAACCTGTTTCGACGAACTCGTGCCGCGCTACCGGAAGCTTCTTTTCCTTCCCGGCAATCACGATTTATGGACGGCTCGAAGCGGGAAGGGGCCATCCTTCGACAAATTCGAAACACTGAAAACGCTCTGTCAGGGGTACGGCATCGAAACCAGCCCCATGGCAATCGGCAAGACCCTGATCGTCCCGCTACTCGCCTGGTATGACTATTCCTTCGGCGAGCCGGGGCCGACCATCAAGCGCGGCTGGATGGATTTCTACAAGTGCAACTGGGAAGGCTTGAACCCGGCAGAAGTCGCTGAACGCTTCGACGCGATGAACGTGATCCCGGACACGTCGGGCTTCGACACCGTCTACAGCGTCTCGCATTTCGTGCCCAGGCTCGACCTCATGCCGGC from Rhizobium glycinendophyticum includes:
- a CDS encoding peptidylprolyl isomerase, whose amino-acid sequence is MKLVHIATALFFAVVGFGSAQAQSNDDYLTIQLKDGPVVIQLMPDVAPKHVAQIKKLASSGEYDNVAFHRVIDGFMAQTGDVQYGDMENGYDAQRAGTGGSNLPDIQAEFSNTPFERGTVGMARSQDPNSANSQFFIMFAEGGFLNGQYTVVGKVVSGMEYVDKIKRGEGGNGEVTDPDRMIKVTVGRN
- a CDS encoding peptidylprolyl isomerase — protein: MAEIKDPENTILMETTKGKVVIALFPDLAPGHVARIKELSREGAYDGVVFHRVIADFMAQTGDVKFGKKGGDSFNPGRAGMGGSEKPDLKAEFSATPHVRGTCSMARSQSPNSANSQFFICFTDAPWLNKQYSVWGQVIEGMDIIDQIKKGEPVSDPDSILSMKVAADA
- the queA gene encoding tRNA preQ1(34) S-adenosylmethionine ribosyltransferase-isomerase QueA: MRVDLFDFDLPDDNIALRPASPRDHARFLVVRPDADPVLEDHHVYDLPSFLRPGDALVFNDTKVIPAQLEGIRHREGAEEIAVSCTLHMRVGGSRWKAFAKPGKRIKPGDRIDFGVGQGDSATCLMGSLVATVAEKGEAGEIELAFDFSGPDLDQAIATVGHIPLPPYIAAKRPEDEKDRADYQTIYAREEGAVAAPTAGLHFTPDLFAKLDAAGIERHFVTLHVGAGTFLPVKADDTAEHKMHEEIGYISPSTAAALNAVRARGNRIVAVGTTSLRLLESAAEEGGHIPAWSGATGIFITPGYRFKAVDMLMTNFHLPKSTLFMLVSAFAGLATMRDAYAHAIKTGYRFYSYGDSSLLFRKDD
- a CDS encoding DUF4864 domain-containing protein produces the protein MALFLLMAGMQTLAVAQQAVTGDPAGLAKGVIERQITAFLNDDAAAAYSFASPEIKSVFPNADRFFEMVKKSYGPVYRPGNYAFGRNQISPDGQVAFQEVLISAPDGKDWAVYYELKRQKDGSFAINGVRMKRETSSQGI
- the coaD gene encoding pantetheine-phosphate adenylyltransferase is translated as MATAFYPGSFDPVTNGHLDVLVQALNLAERLVVAIGTHPGKTPLFSYAERADLIRASLDTVLPNRAGDLKVVSFADLAIDAARRAGAKFLVRGLRDGTDFDYEMQMAGMNAQMAPELQTVFLPAAATSRPITATLVRQIAAMGGDVSAFVPGPVLAALNSKYGR
- the gyrA gene encoding DNA gyrase subunit A, with amino-acid sequence MTEQSTPGSGKFPQGIEPISIMEEMQRSYLDYAMSVIVSRALPDVRDGLKPVHRRILYGMNELGLDWNKKYVKSARVTGDVMGKYHPHGDAAIYDALARMAQPWSLRMPLIDGQGNFGSVDGDPPAAQRYTECRLEKVSHALLDDLDKETVDFRDNYDGTMSEPVVVPAKFPNLLVNGAGGIAVGMATNIPPHNLVEVLDGCTALIDNPAIELPELMQIIPGPDFPTGAMILGRSGIKSAYETGRGSVVMRGVARVEPMRGDREQIIITEIPFQVNKATMIEKMAELVREKRIEGISDLRDESDRDGYRVVIELKRDANADVILNQLYRYTPLQTSFGCNMVALNGGKPEQLTLLDMLRAFVAFREEVVSRRTKYLLRKARERAHVLVGLAIAVANIDEVIALIRKAPDPATAREQLMTRRWPAHDVESLIRLIDDPRHRINEDLTYNLSEEQARAILELRLARLTALGRDEIDEELNKIGAEISDYLDILSSRVRIQSIVKDEFAAIRDEFGTPRRTQIVDGGPDMDDEDLIAREDMVVTVSHAGYIKRVPLTTYRAQRRGGKGRSGMAMKDEDFATRLFVANTHTPVLFFSSRGIVYKEKVWRLPIGTPTSRGKAMINMFPLEPGERITSIMPLPEDETSWENLDVMFSTTRGTVRRNKLSDFIQVNRNGKIAMKLEEEGDEILAVETCTERDDVLLTTALGQAIRFPVDEVRVFAGRNSIGVRGLTLAEADRLISMTILGHVDAEPWERAAYLKRSAVERRASGVEEDDIALVGEEVAEEGELAEDRYQELKDREQFVLTVSEKGFGKRSSSYDFRTSGRGGKGIRATDTSKTGEIGELVAAFPVEEKDQLMLVSDGGQLIRVPVNGIRIASRATKGVTIFSTAKDEKVVSVERISEPEGEDEVVEGEAVAEAGVEGGAETSAAAEAAGDGEPITE
- the tgt gene encoding tRNA guanosine(34) transglycosylase Tgt, producing MSENFTFNLKAVSGKARLGEITMPRGTIRTPAFMPVGTVGTVKAMYLDQVKEGGADIILGNTYHLMLRPGPERVARLGGLHELIRWPGPILTDSGGFQVMSLSGLRKLDEQGVTFKSHVDGSLHHMSPERSIEIQGLLDSDIQMQLDECVALPAEPREIERAMELSLRWAERCRIAFGTQPGKAMFGIVQGGDQPNLRIRSAEGLKQLDLKGYAVGGLAVGEPQAVMLDMLRITLPVLPTEKPRYLMGVGTPDDILKSVAEGIDMFDCVMPTRSGRHGLAFTRRGKVNIRNARHAEDMRPLDEQSNCPATRDYSRAYLHHLVRSNEALGGMLLSWNNLSYYQELMQGIRQAIAENRFEDFKAETIEMWNRGDIDPV
- a CDS encoding metallophosphoesterase, whose translation is MRLFLGSDFHVDYRQNLDWLRALSRADFTDDVLIVAGDLSDELDLVKTCFDELVPRYRKLLFLPGNHDLWTARSGKGPSFDKFETLKTLCQGYGIETSPMAIGKTLIVPLLAWYDYSFGEPGPTIKRGWMDFYKCNWEGLNPAEVAERFDAMNVIPDTSGFDTVYSVSHFVPRLDLMPARYPEKHKALFPVLGTDRLERRIRELGSSKHFYGHSHLNRNKMLDGVTYINNAFGYPSETEISAKTILQVADL